A genomic region of Triticum urartu cultivar G1812 unplaced genomic scaffold, Tu2.1 TuUngrouped_contig_5262, whole genome shotgun sequence contains the following coding sequences:
- the LOC125528983 gene encoding probable xyloglucan galactosyltransferase GT15, giving the protein MDAHYPKYLLYGILILGSWLISCLLHFQFFHLSLFSYGPRSGASFVLIPLSVPMALDASFLPAPSAVAEDGPLRRLSSAASSSCQGRYVYMLDVPSRFNVLRDCVEGSPAFQDEWHVCSLMANVGMGPVLPPATGNGSDGDTGVIPNTGWYATDQYALEVIVHNRMRQYECLTDDPAAATALYVPYYPGLELQQHLCGFNATVRNGPSSEFLQWMSARPQWAAFGGRDHFMVVGKTTWMFRHKEGDDSGTQKVCGNNFLEQPESGNMTVLTYESNIWDRRDCAVPYPSYFHPTSAGEVSAWQARVRATERPWLFAFAGARRANGTLAIRDRVIESCASSPSRCGFIDCSHGLEGSITCRSPRRLVSVFASSRFCLQPRGDSYMRRSSVDAIMAGCIPVFFHEASTFKKQYRWHEPDPESSGNGDGRPYSVLIDPDELLEGKVDVEGVLARYTDEEVAAMREEVIKMIPRFLYKDPRVRFEGDTRDAFDIAIDEVMARIRRIKNGEDLGRFAADDVMVAKGS; this is encoded by the exons ATGGATGCTCACTACCCCAAGTACCTTCTCTACGGCATCCTCATCCTCGGCTCATGGCTCATCTCCTGTCTCCTGCACTTCCAGTTCTTCCATCTCTCCCTCTTCTCCTATGGGCCCCGCTCCGGCGCGTCGTTCGTCCTCATCCCGCTGTCGGTGCCCATGGCGCTCGATGCCAGCTTCCTGCCAGCTCCCTCTGCCGTCGCCGAGGATGGCCCCCTGCGCCGGCTTTCGTCAGCAGCGTCGTCGTCTTGCCAGGGGAGGTACGTTTACATGTTGGATGTGCCGTCGCGGTTCAATGTTCTCAGGGACTGCGTCGAGGGCTCGCCGGCGTTTCAGGACGAGTGGCACGTATGCTCCCTCATGGCCAATGTCGGCATGGGCCCAGTGCTCCCTCCCGCCACCGGCAATGGAAGCGACGGTGACACGGGTGTCATCCCCAACACCGGATG GTATGCCACGGATCAGTACGCCCTGGAAGTGATCGTGCACAACCGTATGCGCCAGTACGAGTGCCTTACcgacgacccggcggcggcgacggctctGTACGTGCCCTACTACCCGGGGCTGGAGCTCCAACAGCATCTCTGCGGGTTCAACGCCACGGTGCGCAACGGGCCGTCGTCCGAGTTCCTGCAGTGGATGTCGGCGCGGCCGCAGTGGGCGGCCTTCGGCGGCCGCGACCACTTCATGGTCGTCGGCAAGACCACCTGGATGTTCCGGCACAAAGAGGGAGACGATAGCGGCACCCAGAAGGTCTGTGGCAACAACTTCCTCGAACAGCCCGAGTCCGGCAACATGACGGTGCTCACCTACGAGTCCAACATCTGGGATCGGCGGGACTGCGCCGTGCCGTACCCGAGCTACTTCCACCCCACGTCGGCCGGCGAGGTTTCCGCGTGGCAGGCGCGCGTCCGCGCCACAGAACGTCCCTGGCTATTCGCGTTCGCCGGCGCACGGCGTGCCAACGGGACGCTTGCCATCCGCGACCGCGTCATCGAGTCGTGCGCCTCCTCGCCTAGCCGGTGCGGGTTCATCGACTGCAGCCACGGCCTGGAGGGCAGCATCACCTGCCGGTCGCCGCGGAGGCTCGTCTCCGTCTTCGCCTCGTCCCGTTTCTGCCTGCAGCCGCGCGGCGACTCATACATGCGCCGCTCCTCCGTCGACGCCATCATGGCCGGGTGCATCCCCGTCTTCTTCCACGAGGCGTCCACCTTCAAGAAGCAGTACCGGTGGCACGAGCCGGATCCGGAGAGCAGCGGCAACGGCGACGGCCGCCCGTACTCGGTGCTCATCGACCCCGACGAACTCCTCGAAGGGAAGGTGGACGTCGAGGGGGTGCTAGCCAGGTACACCGACGAGGAGGTGGCCGCCATGAGGGAGGAAGTGATCAAGATGATCCCGAGGTTCCTGTACAAGGATCCCCGGGTGAGGTTCGAGGGGGACACGAGGGATGCGTTCGACATCGCCATTGATGAGGTGATGGCCAGGATCAGGAGGATCAAGAATGGGGAGGATTTGGGACGGTTTGCTGCTGATGATGTGATGGTTGCTAAGGGCTCCTGA